One window of Hydractinia symbiolongicarpus strain clone_291-10 chromosome 3, HSymV2.1, whole genome shotgun sequence genomic DNA carries:
- the LOC130635576 gene encoding integumentary mucin C.1-like, with protein sequence MRKYQIYVICFVVLAFAAATATRVCSNRNILCSVVRSTSCSKKIVSSHCPRLCNTCGAKCRNIKASMRVDCGYHGISPLDCLRKGCCYGELKVAGPWCYHRKANCPMIEANKREDCGYPGISKSDCVKKGCCYNAIKEKGPWCYYRQEKCRKIAATRRHDCGYPGITKRACEKKGCCYSELLNQSGPWCYHRLGKHRSTLSTFVAK encoded by the exons atgaggaaatatcagatttacgtgatttgttttgttgttttggcttttgccgctgccacag ctacaagagtttgcagcaacagaaatatcttgtgctctgtggttagatcaactagttgttcaaagaaaatcgtttccagtcattgcccaaggctttgcaacacatgtggag caaaatgtcgaaacataaaggcgtcaatgcgcgttgattgtggctaccatggaattagtccgttggattgcttgagaaagggatgttgttatggcgaattaaaggtggctggcccgtggtgttatcatcgaaaag caaactgtcccatgattgaagcaaacaaacgtgaagattgtggttaccctgggataagcaaatcagattgcgtcaaaaaaggatgctgttacaacgcgatcaaggaaaagggaccgtggtgttattacaggcaag aaaaatgccggaaaatagcagcaacaagacgtcatgattgtggttatccaggcataacgaagcgggcatgcgagaagaaaggctgttgttatagtgaattgctaaaccaaagtggaccgtggtgctaccaccgcctaggtaagcatagaagtacgctctccacattcgtcgcaaaataa
- the LOC130635574 gene encoding integumentary mucin C.1-like — MRKYQIYVICFVVLAFAAATATRVCSNRNILCSVVRSTSCSKKIVSSHCPRLCNTCGAKCRNIKASMRVDCGYHGISPLDCLRRGCCYGELKVAGPWCYHRKANCPMIEANKREDCGYPGISKSVCVKKGCCYNAIKEKGPWCYYRQEKCRKIGATRRHDCGYPGITKRACEKKGCCYSELLNQSGPWCYHRLEKCLRKATERDDCGYPGITEFECMKRGCCYNSLPGRGPWCYYR; from the exons atgaggaaatatcagatttacgtgatttgttttgttgttttggcttttgccgctgccacag ctacaagagtttgcagcaacagaaatatcttgtgctctgtggttagatcaactagttgttcaaagaaaatcgtttccagtcattgcccaaggctttgcaacacatgtggag caaaatgtcgaaacataaaggcgtcaatgcgcgttgattgtggctaccatggaattagtccgttggattgcttgagaaggggatgttgttatggcgaattaaaggtggctggcccgtggtgttatcatcgaaaag caaactgtcccatgattgaagcaaacaaacgtgaagattgtggttaccctgggataagcaaatcagtttgcgtcaaaaaaggatgctgttacaacgcgatcaaggaaaagggaccgtggtgttattacaggcaag aaaaatgccgaaAAATAggagcaacaagacgtcatgattgtggttatccaggcataacgaagcgggcatgcgagaagaaaggctgttgttatagtgaattgctaaaccaaagtggaccgtggtgctaccaccgcctag aaaaatgtctgcgcaaagcaacagaacgtgacgactgcggctatcctggtataacagaattcgaatgcatgaaaagaggttgctgctataattcattgcccggtcgtgggccatggtgttattaccgatga
- the LOC130635578 gene encoding trefoil factor 2-like, with protein MRKYQIYVICFVVLAFAAATATRVCSNRNILCSVVRSTSCSKKIVSSHCPRLCNTCGAKCRNIKASMRVDCGYHGSSPLDCLRKGCCYGELKVAGPWCYHRKANCPMIEANKREDCGYPGISKSDCVKKGCCYNAIKEKGPWCYYRQGKLFRSY; from the exons atgaggaaatatcagatttacgtgatttgttttgttgttttggcttttgccgctgccacag ctacaagagtttgcagcaacagaaatatcttgtgctctgtggttagatcaactagttgttcaaagaaaatcgtttccagtcattgcccaaggctttgcaacacatgtggag caaaatgtcgaaacataaaggcgtcaatgcgcgttgattgtggctaccatggaagtagtccgttggattgcttgagaaagggatgttgttatggcgaattaaaggtggctggcccgtggtgttatcatcgaaaag caaactgtcccatgattgaagcaaacaaacgtgaagattgtggttaccctgggataagcaaatcagattgcgtcaaaaaaggatgctgttacaacgcgatcaaggaaaagggaccgtggtgttattacaggcaaggtaagttgttccgctcttactga